In Vanessa tameamea isolate UH-Manoa-2023 chromosome 19, ilVanTame1 primary haplotype, whole genome shotgun sequence, one genomic interval encodes:
- the LOC113393838 gene encoding uncharacterized protein LOC113393838 has translation MLVVLLLISQISCEWVEISQNNYRKEPPQRTVPQAVNVRYEEKPQDSRLYRKNHSLIQNPWNKAIIDRVTNVGNIQRVLDPSVKTPSMKMRPNENVLHKSSSGKIELNNHYTINSELPRVSIYSPLQVEETKRSEATHRDMITKSNNKELVKHSHVINNSNVKNIVKSSSQVPSNRRKIFLEKLNNSPIKGSGGNKIYRKQESDKEFDEDDIPNEDSNLHDGNEKYIRNFQRIPNNGQSKFNLLNNLRKTNIFSNTSIPKATRISDIFGTDNIKDFQIIGNFDEDELKEVSLNDYKFSNASITTTPNFYNTRLNKIPFENTDDQTSKLDFSSSSKLKIIPSIDLKTNAPEKSMTNEKENIIDKDQISIMPKAETLSGMWKLMKLVTETIYKNTHRTFKSKIKYLEGLKTTILTSIEERVENIWPDDIEHRGSRKRRARSAEARGHIEFPSSETTLMTISFLTFAVFLIKLVLQVIHTYKNKTMMVAPAVFAAVGRAAAAIRKQN, from the exons ATGTTAGTAGTATTACTTCTAATATCTCAAATATCTTGCGAGTGGGTGGAGATATCCCAGAATAATTACAGGAAGGAACCTCCCCAGAGAACAGTGCCACAAGCAGTTAACGTTCGATATGAAGAAAAACCCCAAGATAGCAGACTTTATCGCAAAAACCATTCGCTTATTCAAAATCCATGGAACAAAGCTATAATCGATAGAGTGACTAACGTAGGCAATATACAACGAGTACTAGATCCAAGTGTTAAAACACCATCTATGAAGATGAGGCCCAATGAAAATGTACTTCACAAGTCATCCAGTggtaaaatagaattaaataatcattatactaTCAATTCTGAACTCCCGCGTGTATCGATATACAGTCCACTTCAAGTAGAAGAAACGAAACGGAGTGAAGCAACACATAGAGATATGATCACGAAATCCAATAACAAAGAACTTGTAAAGCATTcacatgtaataaataacagtaatgttaaaaatatagtgAAATCTTCTTCGCAAGTTCCTTCAAATCGTAGGAAAATTTTCTTAGAAAAACTTAACAACTCTCCAATTAAAGGATCTGGTGGGAATAAAATCTACAGAAAGCAAGAAAGCGACAAAGAATTTGACGAAGACGATATTCCCAACGAAGATAGTAATCTCCACGACGGTAACgagaaatatataagaaattttcaAAGAATACCTAATAATGgacaaagtaaatttaatttgttaaacaaCTTgagaaaaactaatattttcagTAATACTTCGATTCCAAAAGCAACAAGAATAAGCGATATATTCggtacagataatataaaagatttccAGATTATAGGAAATTTCGATGAAGACGAGCTAAAAGAAGTCTCGTTGAATGATTATAAGTTTTCCAATGCCTCGATTACAACAACAccaaatttttataatactagatTAAACAAAATACCGTTTGAAAATACAGATGATCAGACTAGTAAATTAGATTTTTCATCTTCatctaaattgaaaataattcctagtatcgatttaaaaacaaatgctcCAGAAAAATCAATGActaatgaaaaagaaaatataattgataaagatcaaatttcaataatgcCAAAGGCAGAGACGTTAAGTGGAATGTGGAAGCTAATGAAACTTGTTACAGAGACtatctataaaaatacacaCAGAACCTTCAAGAGTAAGATTAAATACCTGGAGGGTTTAAAGACCACTATATTAACAAGCATAG AGGAACGAGTCGAGAATATTTGGCCCGATGACATAGAACATCGAGGTTCGAGAAAACGACGAGCGCGTTCCGCGGAGGCGCGTGGCCACATCGAGTTTCCCTCATCCGAAACTACACTTATGACCATATCGTTTCTCACATTTGCGGTTTTCCTCATAAAATTAGTTTTG
- the LOC113393815 gene encoding serine/threonine-protein kinase D1, with amino-acid sequence MEDEVTFLFQMGVLRDAVSAPVNILTLAHLKELAVKFVQEKIPDNGLNRLSDRILLFRHDYCSPNVLQIINSATDVTDETLVEIVLTANPLLCDGAESAPAPRPHALAVHSYKAPTFCDFCGEMLFGLVRQGLKCEGCGLNYHKRCAVKVPSNCESPASSAAPGSRRQSAAPRSPSRSSAHSHASHGSHGSHASHDDSLVGAGTGPKRSAGAWASSLGIPHTFQVHTYTRPTVCRLCKKLLRGLFKQGLQCGDCHYNAHRKCLPFVPKDCGGEIRDHHGENQDSCSTSSEISEISEISEPRAAHDDDSDDGERERGARGPRGPRGRLEGENRQDEDEEPQRDTIPEHSASRPSSSSSSPSANIPLMRIVQSVKHTKKRDGQWLKEGWLVHFTNKDKTIKRHYWRLDSQSITLFTSEQGTKYYKEIPLNEILAVDTARTPQSDVMHCFELRTANVDYLVGVDPAWQGGAAPLPPPESGVGAYLARSWETALRHALLPHPRAEPPGAPERGAEMAQLYRIHPDEVLGSGQFGIVYGGLHRATARPVAIKVIDKLRFPTKQEAQLKNEVAILQNLSHPGVVNLERMFETPERIFVVMEKLKGDMLEMILSHEKGRLTERITKFLVAQILVALKHLHEKNIVHCDLKPENVLLSSDETFPQVKLCDFGFARIIGEKSFRRSVVGTPAYLAPEVLRNKGYNRSLDMWSVGVIVYVSLSGTFPFNEDEDINEQIQNAAFMYPPTPWREISAEAIDLINNLLQVKQRKRLSVDKCAAHAWLQTGEARADLRALERRVRARYLTHASDDARYPPLAGGG; translated from the exons ATGGAGGACGAGGTGACGTTCCTGTTCCAGATGGGCGTGCTGCGTGACGCGGTCTCGGCCCCCGTGAATATACTAACCCTCGCGCATCTAAAGGAGCTGGCCGTCAAATTCGTCCAAGAAAag ATACCCGACAATGGTCTCAATCGGCTGTCCGACCGTATCTTGCTGTTCCGCCACGATTACTGTTCGCCCAACGTGCTGCAGATCATCAATTCGGCAACAGACGTCACTGACGAGACTCTCGTGGAGATCGTGCTCACTGCTAATC CTCTCCTCTGCGATGGTGCCGAGAGCGCTCCGGCGCCGCGTCCGCACGCACTGGCGGTGCACTCCTACAAGGCGCCCACATTCTGCGACTTCTGTGGAGAGATGCTCTTCGGCCTCGTGCGACAGGGACTCAAGTGTGAAG GTTGCGGCCTGAACTACCACAAGCGCTGCGCGGTGAAGGTGCCGTCCAACTGCGAGTCGCCGGCCAGCAGCGCGGCGCCGGGCAGCCGCCGCCAGTCCGCCGCGCCGCGCAGCCCGTCGCGCTCGTCGGCGCACAGTCACGCCTCGCACGGCTCGCACGGCTCGCACGCCTCGCACGACGACTCGCTG GTCGGTGCAGGAACAGGTCCCAAACGGTCCGCAGGCGCCTGGGCGTCCTCTCTGGGCATACCCCACACCTTCCAAGTGCACACCTACACCCGGCCAACGGTGTGCCGCCTGTGCAAGAAGCTGCTGCGAGGGTTGTTCAAGCAAGGCCTGCAGTGCGGTGACTGTCATTACAATGCGCATCGCAAGTGTCTCCCATTCGTGCCCAAAGACTGCGGCGGAGAGATCAGAGATCACCACG GGGAGAACCAAGACAGCTGCAGCACCAGCAGCGAGATCAGCGAGATCAGCGAGATCAGCGAGCCGCGCGCCGCGCACGACGACGACTCGGACGACGGCGAGCGcgagcgcggcgcgcgcggcccCCGCGGCCCCCGCGGCCGCCTCGAG GGAGAGAACCGACAAGACGAGGACGAGGAGCCTCAGAGAGATACCATCCCCGAACACTCTGCCAGTAGACCCAGCAG TTCGTCGTCATCCCCGAGCGCCAACATCCCGCTGATGCGTATCGTGCAGTCCGTCAAACACACCAAGAAGCGAGACGGACAGTGGCTCAAAGAAGGCTGGCTCGTGCACTTCACGAACAAGGACAAAACG ATCAAACGCCACTACTGGCGACTGGACAGCCAGTCCATCACGCTGTTCACTTCAGAGCAGGGCACCAAGTACTACAAAGAGATACCTCTCAACGAGATCCTGGCCGTCGACACTGCGAGGACTCCTCAGTCGG ACGTGATGCACTGCTTCGAGCTGCGCACGGCCAACGTGGACTACCTGGTGGGCGTGGACCCCGCGTGGCAGGGCGGCGCCGCGCCGCTGCCGCCGCCCGAGTCGGGCGTGGGCGCCTACCTGGCGCGCTCGTGGGAGACGGCGCTGCGCCACGCGCTGCTGCCGCACCCGCGCGCCGAGCCGCCCGGCGCGCCCGAGCGCGGCGCCGAGATGGCGCAGCTCTACCGCATCCACCCCGACGAGGTGCTCGGCTCGGGCCAGTTCGGCATCGTGTACGGCGGCCTGCACCGCGCCACGGCGCGCCCCGTCGCCATCAAG GTCATCGACAAGCTGCGGTTCCCGACCAAGCAGGAGGCGCAGCTGAAGAACGAGGTGGCGATCCTGCAGAACCTGTCGCACCCGGGCGTCGTCAACCTCGAGCGGATGTTCGAGACGCCGGAGCGGATCTTCGTGGTCATGGAGAAGCTGAAGGGCGACATGCTCGAGATGATCCTCTCTCACGAGAAGGGGCGCCTCACGGAGCGCATCACGAAATTCCTCGTCGCGCAG ATCCTGGTAGCGCTGAAGCACCTACACGAAAAAAACATCGTGCACTGCGACTTGAAGCCAGAAAACGTACTCCTGTCCTCGGACGAGACCTTCCCGCAGGTGAAGCTCTGCGACTTCGGCTTCGCGCGCATCATCGGCGAGAAGTCCTTCCGCCGGTCCGTCGTCGGCACTCCCGCCTATCTGG CGCCCGAGGTGCTCCGCAACAAGGGCTACAACCGCTCGCTGGACATGTGGTCGGTCGGCGTCATCGTCTACGTGTCGCTGTCCGGAACCTTCCCGTTCAACGAGGACGAGGACATCAACGAGCAGATCCAGAACGCCGCCTTCATGTACCCGCCGACGCCCTGGAGGGAGATCTCCGCCGAGG CCATCGACCTCATCAACAACCTGCTGCAAGTGAAGCAGCGCAAGCGGCTGTCGGTGGACAAGTGCGCGGCGCACGCGTGGCTGCAGACGGGCGAGGCGCGCGCCGACCTGCGCGCGCTGGAGCGCCGCGTGCGCGCGCGGTACCTCACGCACGCCAGCGACGACGCGCGGTACCCGCCGCTCGCCGGCGGCGGCTGA